A stretch of the Teretinema zuelzerae genome encodes the following:
- a CDS encoding sulfate/molybdate ABC transporter ATP-binding protein: MSVTARFTKKLSNMTLDISFEAGGGKIALIGESGSGKSMTLKCIAGIETPDEGIIEIDGETVFDSSRKINLPPRLRGCGYLFQSYALFPRLSARKNIELALSCSPAEMRNISDDLLRRFGLWDVRDRKPSFMSGGQQQRLALARMLAPSPRVLFLDEPFSALDRVVKERVEEELRESLSAFPGTVVLVTHDKDEAYRFCDAMIVVHAGTVAEQGGRDALFGGCATAQCARLTGCSNISRAVRAGEKRIAVPDWGLLLETSSPVPDGDFFAGVRPHAIRERTRGDLSNCQVFERLSRVESPHSVSERLVSCTPPGFAGGDRGTRIPLIREYGVSARPKAGEADGTQTVLHIPPESVLILK; encoded by the coding sequence ATGAGCGTAACGGCGCGGTTTACCAAGAAATTATCGAATATGACGCTGGACATTTCCTTCGAAGCCGGCGGCGGAAAAATCGCGCTGATCGGAGAATCCGGTTCCGGCAAAAGCATGACGCTCAAATGCATCGCCGGCATCGAAACGCCCGACGAAGGCATTATTGAAATCGACGGCGAGACGGTGTTCGATTCGAGCCGGAAAATTAATCTTCCGCCGCGCCTCCGCGGCTGCGGATATCTCTTTCAAAGCTACGCCCTGTTTCCCCGTTTGTCGGCGCGCAAGAACATCGAGCTCGCTCTTTCCTGTTCTCCGGCAGAAATGCGGAACATCTCCGACGATCTTTTGCGCAGGTTCGGCCTCTGGGATGTGCGCGACCGCAAGCCTTCCTTCATGTCCGGCGGCCAGCAGCAGCGGCTCGCGCTCGCCCGCATGCTCGCTCCGTCTCCCCGGGTTCTGTTTCTCGACGAGCCGTTCTCGGCTTTGGACAGGGTGGTTAAGGAACGGGTGGAAGAAGAGCTCCGGGAATCGCTTTCGGCGTTTCCCGGCACCGTCGTTCTGGTAACCCACGACAAGGACGAAGCCTACCGCTTTTGCGATGCGATGATCGTTGTCCACGCGGGCACGGTGGCGGAGCAGGGCGGCAGGGACGCGTTGTTCGGCGGATGCGCGACCGCCCAGTGCGCGCGGCTCACCGGTTGTTCCAATATCAGCCGGGCCGTTCGCGCGGGCGAAAAAAGGATAGCGGTTCCCGACTGGGGTTTGCTTTTAGAGACTTCTAGTCCCGTTCCCGACGGAGATTTTTTCGCCGGAGTGAGGCCCCACGCGATTCGCGAACGAACGAGGGGAGACCTTTCAAACTGCCAGGTGTTCGAGCGGCTTTCGCGCGTGGAAAGCCCGCACTCCGTTTCCGAGCGTCTGGTCTCCTGCACGCCGCCGGGCTTCGCGGGTGGCGACCGCGGAACGCGGATTCCGCTGATCCGCGAATACGGCGTTTCTGCGCGGCCGAAGGCCGGGGAAGCGGACGGCACGCAAACGGTGTTGCATATTCCGCCTGAAAGCGTGCTCATCCTGAAATAA